Below is a window of Mucilaginibacter sp. PAMC 26640 DNA.
CCTGGAAGATCTTTTTATGAGCCTCTACATAAAATACATCCGGTTTTAGGATATCAATTACCGACGAAAGCGCATCTTTTTCAAGCATGAGTGCACCTAGCACGGCTTCTTCCAAATCTCGCGCTTGCGGCTGTAGTTTACCTGCACCTGCGTAAGGAGTAGGGGCGGTGAGGCGGCTTCTGCGGTCGGTATTGGTTTTATTATTAGGGGCGTCGTTCTCAAAAATCATAGCTTACAAAAATATACAAAATAAGCTCGCGGAGGTCCGATTTTTCGCTAACATCACAATTTATAACTTAATGAAAACGGTATCAGTTATATAAATTTAAGCCAATGTTATCAACGCCACATGTTAATAAGTTGTTGATTGTTTTATAAAATGCTTTAAATGAGATGCATATAATAATGTTAATAAAAGTTCGCAAATGTTAAGTATGTGGTTATGTTGAATTTTAATGACCAAAACGGGTGACCAGTTCAATAAGCGTTAAATGACTTAATATAGCTACTTTTGGTCTGAATTCAATGTTGAAAATATGACGTATAATACGAAGCCGGTGCGCGAAGGAAACCAAATGGTTTTCGGCATCCGGGCTGTGATAGAAGCTATACTGGCCGGTAAAGAGATCGAAGCTTTATACACCCAGCGGGGGTTGGGAGGCGGATTGTTGAACGAGCTGCGCGATGTGATGAATGAATATCAGATCACGGCTCAGCAGGTTCCGGTAGAGAAGCTGAACCGGATCACCATGAAGAATCACCAGGGCGTTATTGCGTTTATTTCGCCGATAACTTATCAAAAGGTTGAGAATATTGTACAAGACGTATTTGAACGGGGTGAGGTGCCGCTGATACTGGTGCTGGATAGTATAACGGATGTACGCAACATGGGCGCTATTGCGCGTACTGCAGAATGTGCCGGGGTGCACGCAATTGTTATCCCAGCAAAAGGCTCCGCGCAGATCAACCCAGATGCCATCAAAACTTCAGCGGGTGCACTGTATAAGATCCCTGTTTGCCGTCACGATAACTTCATGCAAACCGTAAAGTTTTTACAGGAATCGGGCCTGCAATTGGTATGTTGTACCGAAAAAACCAGTGAAGATATCTACACGCCAGACTATACTGCCCCAACAGCCATCATTATGGGCTCGGAAGAAGATGGTATCCGCAATGATATAATCCGTATTGCAGATCATTTGGCTAAAATCCCCATGTTTGGGGAAATTGAATCTTTGAACGTTTCGGTCTCCACTGCTGTGATCCTATATGAGGCGATCAGGCAGCGGGTGCAAGCCGCTCCCTAAATAATGTAAGAGCATTCGACTTTAAAATTTTGGAATTAAATAAACAAGAAACGCCAGGCAAGTGCCCGGCGTTTCTCGTTTAGATTGCAAAAGTTTGCTCTTTATGTGCAGAGGGTGCTTGCCCTCGGTTGTTATTAAATATACTTCGTTCCAAACTTATTCTTCACATCCGCCACTACCTGTTTGATATTCTGCTCCTGGTCGCGTGGGCAGATCAGTAATGAATTATTACTTTCCACCACGATGAAGTCGTGCAGCCCTTGCAAAATAACTAGTTTTTCACCGGGTACGTTTACCATACAATTGCTGCTATCGTACATAATTACCTTTTCTGAAGGAATTACTGCGTTACCGACATAATCTTTATCGGCCAGCTGGTAAATCGAGGCCCAGGTGCCTAAATCGCTCCAGCCAAATTCCGAAGGAAGCACATATACGTTAGCTGCTTTTTCCATGATGCCGTAATCAATAGAAATATTGATACAGCGCTGATAGATCTTATGTACAAAAGAGCGTTCCTCTTCGGTATTGTAAAATGGTCTGGCTTCTGCAAATATTTCATGCATCTCGGGCAAGTAGCTGTTGAACGCATCAACTATAGCCTTTGCCGACCATACAAAAATACCCGCGTTCCATAAAAAGTCCCCGCTTTGAATAAATGTCTTGGCAATGTCCACAGTGGGTTTTTCAGTAAATGTTTTTACTTTATGAAACTCCTCATTGATCGTATTCTCGGTATATTGTATATACCCGTAGCCGGTATCCGGGCGGGATGGCTTAATGCCTAAAGTCACCAGGCAATCTTTTTCGGTAGCCGTTTTCAGAGATTTCTCAATAGCAGTTATAAATGCGGCTTCGTCCAAAATCAGGTGATCGGAAGGGGCAACAATAATAGCAGCATTTGGGTTTATACTTTCTATTTTAAAACAGCCATAAGCAACACAGGGTGCTGTGTTACGCATCACAGGTTCGGTCAGGATCTGTTCATCGGCCATATCCGGTAATTGTTGTTTTACAAGTCCGGTATAGCTATCGTTAGTTACAACAAAAATATTTTCTTTAGGGCAAACCTTCAGGAAACGGTCGTAAGTGTTTTGAATAAGCGTTTTGCCGGTTCCCAGGATATCGATAAATTGTTTAGGGTGTGATGTTCTGCTGATTGGCCAGAAGCGACTGCCAATTCCGCCTGCCATGATTATGGCATAATTGTTTTTATTCATGTTGCGAGTAAAGATTTTTTATTTGGTAAACACATCCTAAAAGTGTACATTAATTTGTAAATTTAGTATTAAATAAAACTAAATATTTTAGGCTTCAAAATACCACTGGTAAACCTGCCAAATAAACAAAATGTTTTTAGCAGAATAATCATTTTTATATAAAATTTTTAACAGAAGTAGCCGTTTAGTAATAAATTTTTGTTATTTTGAACATAATTTTCAAACGTACAAGTAAATAATGATAGAAACGAAAAAGTCGCTTTTTGACAACCTGCAAAATTTCTTCGGGTTCGATAACTTCAAAGGTGAGCAGGAAGCGATTATAACTAATATTTTAGCGGGTAACGATACCTTTGTGATTATGCCTACCGGTGGCGGCAAATCCATGTGTTATCAACTTCCGGCCTTAATGAGCGAAGGCACAGCGATTGTGATCTCTCCGCTTATCGCATTGATGAAAAATCAGGTAGATCAGCTAAGAGCCTTTGGCGGATCTGACAGTATAGCACATTTTTTAAACTCCTCCCTAACCAAAGCGGATATTATCAGAGTGAAGGACGATGTATTGAGCGGAAAAACCAAGCTCTTATATGTTGCGCCCGAATCACTGACCAAGCAGGAAAATGTTGACTTTTTAAGGCTCAATCAAGTATCGTTTGTAGCAGTAGATGAAGCCCATTGTATTTCTGAGTGGGGGCATGATTTTCGCCCGGAGTACCGAAAGATCCGCCAGGTGATCAGTAATATTGGTGACGATATCCCTATTATTGCTTTAACCGCAACGGCTACTCCAAAAGTTCAGCAGGATATCCAAAAAAATCTGCAGATGAATAATGCGACTGTGTACAAGTCGTCCTTCAACAGATCAAACCTGTTTTATGAAGTAAGGGCCAAGCGCACGGCCATTAAAGAAATTGTAAAATTTGTAAAACAGAACCAGGGCAAATCCGGCATTATTTATTGCCTGAGCCGTAAAAAGGTTGAAGAAGTTGCAGAAGCGCTTAACTTAAACGGTGTAAAGGCCTTGCCTTATCACGCGGGTCTGGATCCGAAAGTACGTGCAGACACACAAGATAAATTCCTGATGGAGGATGTTGACGTAATTGTAGCTACCATCGCTTTTGGGATGGGGATAGATAAGCCAGACGTTCGTTATGTGATACACCACGATATGCCCAAAAGCATGGAGGGTTATTACCAGGAAACCGGCCGTGCGGGCCGCGATGGTGGAGAAGGTGTTTGCGTAGCATTTTATTCGGGCAAGGACATTGATAAGCTGCAGAAGTTTATGAAAGATAAGCCTGTTGCCGAGCGCGAAATAGGCACCCAGATCCTGAAAGAAGTAATTGACTACGCAGAGTCTTCGGTTTGTCGCCGCAAGCAGCTGCTGCATTACTTTGGTGAAAACTTTAATGAGGCGGGGTGTAACTGCATGTGCGATAACTGCAGCGCTCCCAAAACGCACTTTGACGGCGAAGAGCATTTGCACAAGGCGTTAAGCCTTATTAAGCTGATTGGTGAGAAATTTGACGATTGCCATATCATCAATATCCTGATGGGTAAAGATGATGCGCAGGTTAAAAATTACCAGCACGATAAGCTGAGTGACTATTTTGGCACCGGTATAGCTGACGGGCAAAACCTTTGGAACTCTCTGTTGCGCCAGGCATTATTAAGCAATTTCCTGGCTAAGGATATAGATCATTATGGCTTGCTGCATTTAACCAAATCCGGCCATGCGTTTTTAGAAAACCCTTACAGTATCCGTTTTGTGCTTAACCGTGAAATGGGGCCAACAGATGAGGACGAAGCAGAAGACGGGCCTAAACAAGGCGGCGGTGCGCTGGATACTCAACTTTTGCAAATGTTGAAAGATCTGCGCAAGAAGATTGCCAAGCAGAAGGCTTTGCCGCCATTTGTTATTTTTCAGGATCCATCGCTGGAGGAAATGTGTACGCATTACCCTATCAATACCGAGGAGCTTAAACAGATCTCTGGTGTAGGTGCTGGTAAGGCTCTTAAATTTGGAAAGCCCTTTACAGATCTGATCCAAAAATATGTGGATGATAACGATATCGACCGGCCGGTTGATATGGTGATCAAAAGCGCTGCAAACAAGTCTGCTTTAAAAGTATTCATCATTCAAAATATCGACCGACATCTTAATCTGGATGATATTGCTGCATCTAAAGGATTAACTTACGAAGAGATCCTGAAGGAAGTGGAAACCATCGTAAACTCGGGTACCAAATTAAATTTGAACTACTACATTGATGAATTGATTGATGAGGATAAGCAGGAAGAGGTATATGATTACTTCAAATCTGCCGAGGTAGATTCGATAGACGATGCGCTGGTTGATTTGGGGCCGGACGATTATACCCGCGAAGAAATACAATTGATGCGGATTAAATTCGTGTCTGAAGTAGGGAACTAATCAGCTGATCTTATATAAAAAACGGCAAAGGCTTTAAGCTCCTTTGCCGTTTTTGCGTTTATGGGCTGCTGCGGGATATTATTTTATCACCTCCGTCCACTGGCCTTTGATCAACGCATTAATATCCTGGTTATACATCGCTTCGCAATAAGCAGCAGGCAGGTAAAACTTCCCTGCGTAGGCAGCATTCAGCATCACAAAGTAGGTGACTTCCTGCCGTTCGTTTAGGCTGAAGTAGGTATTTACCCGGTCGTCGCGGATATCGCGATAATCTGATTGTGAGGATTTGAATGCCTCTTCATTATTTAGCATCCTGGTGTTGAGAATTTCCCAGCCAGACGGGAAGATCTGCGTAAGCGCCATATTATCATAACGCCCGCGCTTGCCTGGGTTCTTGATAGTTACCTGCGCAACAAAATCCGTACCCTGTTTAAGGGTGGTAGGATCAAGCGGTTTGCCGCCAAGCGTAAAATAACCCACGCGCATCTGCAATATATCCGGGTTAACCCGGCTTGCTGTATCCTGGCCTGATGACGGCTGCCCCTGTTGAATTAAACGAACGTAAAGCCTGTTTGCCCCATTGTTCTTCATTGCAACGTTGCCGCCATTGCCTGCCATTGCTGCCTGCCACATGTATGAACCGGAGTTTACGGATGCCTTAGCGCTGTTAGCCTGGTAATTAAAAATTAGCTTACTGCCGGATTTATTTACTCCGCAGTATTCCGCAATTGCAACAAGTGAGTAGGCGGTTGTTTGCGTACTGTACCAGTCATCAACAGATAGCCTGGATGCAATCTTACGCAACAGCTCTGCCGCTTTTTGGCGTTGGCCCAGTATGGTTAGCGTCTCCAGGATCATTGCCTCATCCCGAAGATCAGATCCGTAAGTGCCATACATCAGGTTGTATGGTGCAACCGTAAGCGGTAAGCCGGTAATCATTCGCAATCCAATTTCTGGCTGACCAGCAACCTTATAGGCTGCTGCCAGGCGCCATTTAGCTGCTACACTCAAGTATTTATACTCTTTCAGCAGGTTCATTGCCCCCAATTCCGGTGCGCCTGCAAGAGCTAAGAGATACAGGCGGTAGGCCTGCACCAAATCTGTGTAGAAATAATAATCATTGATGTTTTTCCTCGGATCAGGTGACCAGTTCACCGCTTTTTGTTTTTGGTAACGTTTCCAGTCGGTAAGCATTCCGGCAGGGAGGTTGTACCCCTTAGCTTGTGCAGCCAGCAAAAAGTGGCCTGCATAGTTTGTACCCCACTCGTTGGAGGTGCCTTCACCCGGCCAGTAGCTTAGCCCACCATCCTGTACCCTAAAGCCATTAAGGCGATTAATGGTAAGGCGGATATTGCGGTCGCTTTCTGCTTTTTGGCGGGATGTAAGATCAAGCAGCTGGCCAAGGTATAACTGCGGAAAACCCGAAGACGTTGTTTGCTCCACGCAGCCATGCGGATAGGTGATGAGATAATTTAACCGTTTACCTAAGTTCAGCGGTGGGATGCTGGCTACTTCCAGCGTGGCTTTATTGGTGCCATTAATGCCAATAGCAGCGTAAGGCGTGGTCCATGTTTCGCCGGGTTTTAATTCTTTCTCTAATACCTGTGTTACCGGTGGGTTAGGATTGCGCACTTTCAGTTCTACATCATAAGCGGCGGTTTCGCCTGCGCTTTTAGCAACAATTCTCACTTTGCCAATCCCTACAAAGTCTTTCACATCCAAATCAAAAGTAACGAGTTGATCGCCCGGTTTATCAAAGGTTAGCATGCGGGTATTGTTCCCTGCCAAATTACTAAAGGCGTTGCTTTGAACCTGCAGCGTTACGGTTTTGATATTATTCTCCATGGCAAAAACGGTTACCGGCAATTTGATCTTTTCTGCTGGGCCAAGCACCCTTGGCAGTGTCGCAATGATCATCAGCGGCTTTTTAACGGCCTCTACTTTTTCGGCAGTGCCATATGCGCCTTCGTGCCCGGCAACAACCATCGCCTTTACCGATCCCACATAT
It encodes the following:
- a CDS encoding 23S rRNA (guanosine(2251)-2'-O)-methyltransferase RlmB; this encodes MTYNTKPVREGNQMVFGIRAVIEAILAGKEIEALYTQRGLGGGLLNELRDVMNEYQITAQQVPVEKLNRITMKNHQGVIAFISPITYQKVENIVQDVFERGEVPLILVLDSITDVRNMGAIARTAECAGVHAIVIPAKGSAQINPDAIKTSAGALYKIPVCRHDNFMQTVKFLQESGLQLVCCTEKTSEDIYTPDYTAPTAIIMGSEEDGIRNDIIRIADHLAKIPMFGEIESLNVSVSTAVILYEAIRQRVQAAP
- a CDS encoding mannose-1-phosphate guanylyltransferase, which translates into the protein MNKNNYAIIMAGGIGSRFWPISRTSHPKQFIDILGTGKTLIQNTYDRFLKVCPKENIFVVTNDSYTGLVKQQLPDMADEQILTEPVMRNTAPCVAYGCFKIESINPNAAIIVAPSDHLILDEAAFITAIEKSLKTATEKDCLVTLGIKPSRPDTGYGYIQYTENTINEEFHKVKTFTEKPTVDIAKTFIQSGDFLWNAGIFVWSAKAIVDAFNSYLPEMHEIFAEARPFYNTEEERSFVHKIYQRCINISIDYGIMEKAANVYVLPSEFGWSDLGTWASIYQLADKDYVGNAVIPSEKVIMYDSSNCMVNVPGEKLVILQGLHDFIVVESNNSLLICPRDQEQNIKQVVADVKNKFGTKYI
- a CDS encoding ATP-dependent DNA helicase RecQ: METKKSLFDNLQNFFGFDNFKGEQEAIITNILAGNDTFVIMPTGGGKSMCYQLPALMSEGTAIVISPLIALMKNQVDQLRAFGGSDSIAHFLNSSLTKADIIRVKDDVLSGKTKLLYVAPESLTKQENVDFLRLNQVSFVAVDEAHCISEWGHDFRPEYRKIRQVISNIGDDIPIIALTATATPKVQQDIQKNLQMNNATVYKSSFNRSNLFYEVRAKRTAIKEIVKFVKQNQGKSGIIYCLSRKKVEEVAEALNLNGVKALPYHAGLDPKVRADTQDKFLMEDVDVIVATIAFGMGIDKPDVRYVIHHDMPKSMEGYYQETGRAGRDGGEGVCVAFYSGKDIDKLQKFMKDKPVAEREIGTQILKEVIDYAESSVCRRKQLLHYFGENFNEAGCNCMCDNCSAPKTHFDGEEHLHKALSLIKLIGEKFDDCHIINILMGKDDAQVKNYQHDKLSDYFGTGIADGQNLWNSLLRQALLSNFLAKDIDHYGLLHLTKSGHAFLENPYSIRFVLNREMGPTDEDEAEDGPKQGGGALDTQLLQMLKDLRKKIAKQKALPPFVIFQDPSLEEMCTHYPINTEELKQISGVGAGKALKFGKPFTDLIQKYVDDNDIDRPVDMVIKSAANKSALKVFIIQNIDRHLNLDDIAASKGLTYEEILKEVETIVNSGTKLNLNYYIDELIDEDKQEEVYDYFKSAEVDSIDDALVDLGPDDYTREEIQLMRIKFVSEVGN